TCGATCTCGTCGTCCCTGTGCCGAACCGAGAATGCGCGATCGACGTCGCGTTCGGTGAACGAGAGCATTGCGGTGTGCAGCATTTCGGTGGCAATGTCCGACATCCGCGGGATGTCGATCAGCGGCTTTAGAGGCGGTTCCTGCCCCATTTGCAGACCGATCTTGGCTATTCCCTCTGCGTAGTCGCCAATCCGCTCCAGCTCGGCGGCAATCAACAGCACCGAGATGATCTGCCGCAGGTCCGCAGCCATCGGCGCCTGCATGGCGATCAGTTCGATGCAGTGCTCCTGAATGGCCAATTCCTGCGTATCGATTTCGTCATCGTTGGCGATAACTGTCCGGGCCAGGTCCATGTCCCGGGTTCGCACCGCTTCGATGCAGTCGCGCACCGAACGTTCGACCAGATTGGCCAGGATTATCAATCGGTCCTGCGCCAGCTCCAGGTTCTTGGTGTACTCGTGGCGCTGGGCGCCGAGGGGCAAATCTCTCATCCGAACCTGCCGGTGATGTAGGCCTCGGTGCGCTCGTCGGATGGATTGGTGAAGACCTTATGGGTCTCGTCGAATTC
The Chloroflexota bacterium genome window above contains:
- the phoU gene encoding phosphate signaling complex protein PhoU — translated: MRDLPLGAQRHEYTKNLELAQDRLIILANLVERSVRDCIEAVRTRDMDLARTVIANDDEIDTQELAIQEHCIELIAMQAPMAADLRQIISVLLIAAELERIGDYAEGIAKIGLQMGQEPPLKPLIDIPRMSDIATEMLHTAMLSFTERDVDRAFSVRHRDDEIDDLYQQVLRELLSYMIEDPASIRRATYLIWIAHTLERIADRSVNIAERAHYFVTGVQGGLYSPQAEQ